GCCTGCCTGCAAGCGCAGGCCTGGCAAGCCCAGGGCCTGCCGCCGATCAATATGTCGGTGAACGTTTCAGCCATAGACTTTCGGCAACGCGATTTCGTCGAGCGCCTTAGCCGTACCCTCAGCGAAACAGGGCTCGAGCCGAAGCTGCTGGAGCTGGAAATCACCGAAAGCGTGCTGATGCAGAATGTCGGCGCCACCATCGCCACGCTCAATGCCATCAAGCAACTGGGCGTGCGGCTGGCCATCGATGATTTCGGCACCGGCTACTCGAGCCTGAGCTACCTGCAGAAGTTTCCCGTGGATGTGCTGAAGATCGACCAATCGTTCGTGCGCGACCTGAGTACCGACAGCAACGACGCAAAACTGGTGAGCAGCATCATCGACCTGGGCAGAAGCCTGAACCTGAGCATCATCGCCGAAGGGGTGGAGACGCTCGAGCAACTGGATTTCCTCAAGCAGCACCAGTGCGAGGAAGGCCAGGGTTTCTACTTCAGCAAAGCCGTGGAGCCCGAGGTGTTCGCCCGTATCCTGGCCGACTCCCGACAACCCCCGCCCCCCCGTCCATGAGCTCGTGACAGGTAAGGAAACCGACCATGTCGTCACTCGCCGCACTCTTCTCGGCCGGCCTGCTGCTCGCTTCAAGCGCCACCGCCGCGCCCCTGGAAGGACCGCTCAAGCCCCTGCCGCCGGCACCGGCGCTGAATGGCAAACAGGTCGAACTGGGACGACGCTTGTTCAACGACCCGCGCCTGTCGGTGAACAACAGCCTGTCGTGCGCCAGTTGCCATCGCCTCGACCGCGGCGGCGCCGACACCTTGCCCCACTCCCTGGGCTTCGATGGCAAGCCCGTGGCGGTCAACACGCCGAGCGTGTTCAACACCAGCCTGAACTTTCGCCAGTTCTGGGACGGCCGGGTCGAAACCCTGGAGGACCAGGTGCACACCGTGGTGCAAAGCCCCACTGAAATGGGCAGCGACTGGGCGGCCGTGGTACAGCGCATCGCCGACGCCCCCGGCTACCGCGCCGACTTCGCCGCCGCTTACCCCGACGCCGTGACCCAGGCCAACATCCAGAACGCCCTGGCCAACTACGAGCGCACCCTGCTCAGCGCCAACTCGCGCTTCGACCAGTACCTGGCAGGCAACACCGAGATCCTCGACATCGAGGAAAAGTACGGTTACCAGCGCTTCCAGGATTACGGCTGCATCGCCTGTCACCAGGGGGTGAACATCGGCGGCAACATGTTTCAGAAATTCGGCGTGCTCGGCGATTACTTCAAGGCCCGGGGCAACCCCACCGAAGCCGACCAGGGGCGTTTCAACGTCACGGGCGAAGAGGACGACCGCTACGTGTTCAAGGTGCCGAGCCTGCGTAACGTCGCGGTTACCGCGCCGTATTTCCACGATGGCTCGCAAACCACCCTCGAAGGCGCCGTGGCGGTGATGTTCAAGTACCAGCTGGGGCGTACGCCGTCCGAGGAGGACAAACGCCTGATCGTCAAATTCCTCAAGACCCTGACCGGCGAATGGGAAGGCAAGCCCCTATGAAAGTCTCCAGTCGCGTGAGCATCCTGCTGCTGGCCGCCCTCGCTGTGCTGCTGGCTTCCGTCCTGGTGTTTCTCTATCTCAAGTCCCGCTCCGACCAGACGGCGAGCTATACCGAGTCCCGCGACCTGATCCGCCAGATCAAGCAGCAGGATGCGCAGTGGGAGAACGAGGTCCTCAAGGCCAGGGTGGCCATCACCCACAACTATGACCCGCTGGTGTCGCCCCTGAACGAGATGACGCACTTGTGGCAGGCCTTCGACTCGATGGAGGCACAGAAACAGCGCGACGCTTCGCCGATGTGGAGCAACGCCCACGACGGCTACCTGAATGCCATGAAGGAAAAGACCCGGCTGGTGGAACAGTTCAAGTCGCACAACTCGGTGCTGCGCAATTCCCTGGCGTTCCTGCCGACCGCCGAAGACGATATCCAGCAGCAACTGGCGCAACTGCCCGACGCCGACAAACTGCAGTTGCAGAATATCGCCACCGACACCTACGACCTGTTGCTCAGCAGCCTGGAGTTCGCCCAGGTCACCTCGGACGACAAGGCCGCGGACATCCTCGTGGGCCTGAACAAACTGAGCGTCAACAAGGAGCGCCTGCCCGAGGCGTTCCACGACCCGATCGACATTCTCAGCAATCACATCGAACTGATCCTGCGCGAGCAGCCCACGGTCAACCGCCTGCTCGAGGAAATCGAAGTGGTGCCGGTCGACGAGCGCCTGGACGACATCACCGTCCTGCTCGACCGCGACCAGCAACAGGCCGAAGCCATCAACCAGCGCTATCACTTTTACCTGCTGCTGTTCTCCACCCTCCTGGTGCTGCTGCTGATCTGGCTGGGTATCCGCCTGATTCGCAGCTTCGCCGAGATCAATCAGATGAACCGTGCCCTGGTGGTCGCCAACGACGAACTCGAGCAACGGGTCGAGGAACGTACGCGCCAGCTCAAGGACACCCAGAGCGAGCTGCTCGACACCGCCCGCCAGGCCGGCATGGCGGAAATCGCCACCAATGTCCTGCACAACGTGGGCAACGTGCTCAACAGCGTGAACATCTCCGCCGACCTGGTCAGCCGCAAGCTGCGCAACAGCAAGGCCCAGGGGCTGGGCAAGGCGATGCAGCTGATCAACGAACACCCCCATGACCTGGGGCGTTTTCTCACCGAGGACGAAAAAGGCAAGCTGCTGCCGGGCTACCTGAACCAGTTGGTCGACGCCATCGACCAGGAGCAACAGGGCATGGCCGAGGAGCTGACCCAGTTGAGCAAGAGCGTCGATCACATCAAGGACATCGTCGCCACCCAGCAATCCTATGCCGGCGCCAGCAGCGTGCTGGAGCCCCTGGCGGTCAGCGAACTGCTCGAAGACGCCCTGCGCATGAACTCCGGCGCCCTCACCCGCCACCACGTGACCGTGCTCAAGGAATATGCCGATGTGCCCCGGATCATGGGCGACAAGCACCGCCTGCTGCTGATCCTGATCAACCTGATCAGCAACGCCAAGTACGCCATGTCCGACCTGACCAACCAGGCGCGCAACATGACCCTGGCGGCGGCCGTGGTCGACGGCCAGACCCTGCAGATCAGCGTGCGCGACGAGGGCGAAGGCATCGCCCCGGAAAACATGACCCGCATCTTTGCCCACGGCTTCACGACCCGCAAGGAAGGCCATGGCTTCGGCCTGCACAGTTGCGCGCTGGCGGCCATGGAGATGAGCGGCCACTTGACGGCCCACAGCGATGGCCCGGGCAAGGGCGCGCTGTTCGTCCTGCAGATTCCCCTGATACTCGCCGAAGGTGAGCCATGAACAACCCGATAAACCGGCGCGTCCTGCTGATCGACGACACCCCCGCGATCCACGACGACTTCCGCAAGATCCTCACCCCCAAGACCGGTGACAGCGCCGACCTCGATGCGATGGAAAGCGCGCTGTTCGGCAGCGCGCCGAAAACCGCCGCCACGGTGTTCGAGCTGGACTCGGCCTACGGCGGCCAGGAAGGCCTGGGCAAGCTGCTGGACGCCGCCAGCAAGGACCTGCCCTACGCGCTGGCTTTCGTCGACATGCGTATGCCCGACGGCTGGGACGGCGCGCAGACCATCGAAGAACTGTGGAAGCACGACCCGCAGTTGCAGGTGGTGGTCTGCACCGCCTACTCCGACTATTCCTGGGACGAACTGCTCGAACGCCTCAACGGGCACGATCGCCTGCTGATTCTGAAAAAGCCGTTCGACAACATCGAAGTGCAGCAGATGGCCAACACCCTCACCACCAAGTGGGAAATGACCCAGCGCGCGCAATTGCAGATGAGCCAGCTGGAAGAGCGGGTGGAACAGCGCACCCTGGCGCTGACCCAGGCCAGCGCCGCGCTGCAGCGGGAGATCGACGAGCGCAAGCTGCTGGAAAGCCAACTGGTGCAATCGGAAAAGCTCGCCTCGCTGGGCCAGTTGGCCGCGGGGGTGGCCCACGAGATCAATAACCCGATCGGGTTCATTTCCTCCAACCTCGGCGCCCTGGACAACTACTTCAAGCGCCTGCAAGAGATGCTCGAAGCCTATGGCAACGCCGAGGCCGAGATCGGCGCCAGCGAGCGCCGCGGGCAATTGCAGCAACTGCGCACGGCCATCGAGCTGGACTTCCTCCTGGAAGACATTCCACTGCTGATCAAGGAGTCCAAGGACGGCATCGGCCGGGTCAGCCAGATCGTCAAGGACCTCAAGGACTTTTCCCGGGTGGATTCGACCCAGGAATGGCAGTGGGCGAACCTGCAACAGGGCATCGACTCGACGCTGAACATCGTTGCCGCCGAAATCAAGTACAAGGCCGACGTGGTCAAGGAGTACAGCGAGCTGCCGGAAGTCGAGTGCCTGCCGTCGCAGATCAATCAGGTGGTGATGAACCTGATCGTCAATGCCGCCCAGGCCATGGGTGAGGAACGCGGTACCATCACCCTGCGCGACGGCAGCGACGGCGAGCATGTCTGGATCGAGGTCGCCGACAACGGTTCGGGCATTGCGCCGGACAGCCTGCAGAAAATCTTCGACCCGTTCTTCACCACCAAGCCGGTCGGCCAGGGCACCGGGCTCGGGCTGTCGTTGTCCTACGGCATCGTGAAGAAACACCGCGGCGACATCTCGGTCCGCAGCGAGCTCGGGGTCGGCACCACCTTCCGGGTCGAACTTCCGGTGCACCAGAGCAGAAAGGCCGGCTGACCTCACCCCGCCTCCGTAGGAGCCAGGCTTGCCGGCGATCCAGGCAACGCGATGAACCAGGCCCGCCGCCATCGCGGGCAAGCCTCGCTCCTACATCCCGCGATGACAGCACCTCCCCGTAGGAGCCAGGCTTGCCGGCGATCCAGGCAACGCGGTGAACCAGGCCCGCCGCCATCGCGGGCAAGCCTCGCTCCTACATCCCGCGATGACAGCAGCGCTCCCGTAGGAGCCAGGCTTGCCGGCGATCCAGGCAACGCGGTGAACCAGGCCCGCCGCCATCGCGGGCAAGCCTCGCTCCTACACCCCGCGATGGCAGCACCTCCCCGTAGGAGCCAGGCTTGCCGGCGATCCAGGCAACGCGGTGGACCAGGCCCGCCGCCATCGCGGGCAAGCCTCGCTCCTACATCCCGCGATGACAGCAGCGCTTCCGTAGGAGCCAGGCTTGCCGGCGATCCGGGCAACGCGGTGGACCAGGCCCGCCGCCATCACGGGCAAGCCTCGCTCCTACATCCCGCGATGACAGCACCTCCCCGTAGGAGCCAGGCTTGCCGGCGATCCAGGCAACGCGGTGAACCAGGCCCGCCGCCATCGCGGGCAAGCCTCGCTCCTACATCCCGCGATGACAGGAGCGCTTCCGTAGGAGCCAGGCTTGCCGGCGATCCAGGCTACGCGGTGAACCAGGCCCGCCGCCATCGCGGGCAAGCCTCGCTCCTACATCCCGCGATGACAGGAGCGCTTCCGTAGGAGCCAGGCTTGCCGGCGATCCAGGCTACGCGGTGAACCAGGCCCGCCGCCATCGCGGGCAAGCCTGGCGCCTACAGAACGGCATGCTGCGCGCCCAATCTCTTGTATGATGCCGCGCTTCAAGAATGGGTCGCGGATTTCGTCTTGCCAATGACCGTCGGAGCAAATCCGGCCGGACGCCTTCAGGGCACACAGCGCTTTCCCGTCTTACACAGCAGGCTCTTTCCCCAGCACCAGCCCCCTCGTGCCTGCCCCGGGATCGCAGTCGTCGAGGAGCTTTTCATGCATACGTCTTACCGGGCTTCCCGCCAGGGACTGCCCGCCCCACGGTTCGCGCGCAATCTGCTGGGCCTGCTGCTGGCCGGCGCCACGCCTGCGACCCAGGCCGCCGAAACGCTACTGCCGGCACTCACCGTGAGCGGCGACGACTACTCCGGCTATCAGGCCGACAGCGCCGCGGTCGGCGGCTTCGAGGCCGCACCGCTGCTTGACACGCCCGCCTCGATCGCCGTGTTCAACGAGGCCCTGATCAAGGACCAGCAGGCGCGCCTGCTCAGCGAGGTGCTGAAGAACGACGCCTCGGTGGGCGAAAGCTATGCACCGGTCGGCTACTACGAAAACTTCATGCTGCGCGGCTTTTCGCTGAACGCCGCCAACAGCTATCGGATCAATGGCCGCAGTATCGCCGGCGAGCAGAATGTCGGCCTGGAGAACAAGCAGCAGGTGGAAGTGCTCAAAGGCCTTTCCGGCCTGCAGAGCGGGATCAGCGAGCCCGGCGGGCTGATCAACTACGTGACCAAGCGCCCCACCGACGTGCGTTCGGTGACGGTCGCCACCGACGATCGCGGCAGCGGCTACCTGGCCACCGATGTCGGCGGCTGGTTCGGCAGCGAGCAACAGTTCGGGCTGCGCGCCAACCTGGCTCACGAAGACATCCACTCCTATGTCGAGCACGCCAACGGCCAGCGCGATTTCGCCGCCCTGGCCT
This portion of the Pseudomonas sp. MRSN 12121 genome encodes:
- a CDS encoding cytochrome-c peroxidase — protein: MSSLAALFSAGLLLASSATAAPLEGPLKPLPPAPALNGKQVELGRRLFNDPRLSVNNSLSCASCHRLDRGGADTLPHSLGFDGKPVAVNTPSVFNTSLNFRQFWDGRVETLEDQVHTVVQSPTEMGSDWAAVVQRIADAPGYRADFAAAYPDAVTQANIQNALANYERTLLSANSRFDQYLAGNTEILDIEEKYGYQRFQDYGCIACHQGVNIGGNMFQKFGVLGDYFKARGNPTEADQGRFNVTGEEDDRYVFKVPSLRNVAVTAPYFHDGSQTTLEGAVAVMFKYQLGRTPSEEDKRLIVKFLKTLTGEWEGKPL
- a CDS encoding DAHL domain-containing protein, which encodes MKVSSRVSILLLAALAVLLASVLVFLYLKSRSDQTASYTESRDLIRQIKQQDAQWENEVLKARVAITHNYDPLVSPLNEMTHLWQAFDSMEAQKQRDASPMWSNAHDGYLNAMKEKTRLVEQFKSHNSVLRNSLAFLPTAEDDIQQQLAQLPDADKLQLQNIATDTYDLLLSSLEFAQVTSDDKAADILVGLNKLSVNKERLPEAFHDPIDILSNHIELILREQPTVNRLLEEIEVVPVDERLDDITVLLDRDQQQAEAINQRYHFYLLLFSTLLVLLLIWLGIRLIRSFAEINQMNRALVVANDELEQRVEERTRQLKDTQSELLDTARQAGMAEIATNVLHNVGNVLNSVNISADLVSRKLRNSKAQGLGKAMQLINEHPHDLGRFLTEDEKGKLLPGYLNQLVDAIDQEQQGMAEELTQLSKSVDHIKDIVATQQSYAGASSVLEPLAVSELLEDALRMNSGALTRHHVTVLKEYADVPRIMGDKHRLLLILINLISNAKYAMSDLTNQARNMTLAAAVVDGQTLQISVRDEGEGIAPENMTRIFAHGFTTRKEGHGFGLHSCALAAMEMSGHLTAHSDGPGKGALFVLQIPLILAEGEP
- a CDS encoding ATP-binding protein; translated protein: MNNPINRRVLLIDDTPAIHDDFRKILTPKTGDSADLDAMESALFGSAPKTAATVFELDSAYGGQEGLGKLLDAASKDLPYALAFVDMRMPDGWDGAQTIEELWKHDPQLQVVVCTAYSDYSWDELLERLNGHDRLLILKKPFDNIEVQQMANTLTTKWEMTQRAQLQMSQLEERVEQRTLALTQASAALQREIDERKLLESQLVQSEKLASLGQLAAGVAHEINNPIGFISSNLGALDNYFKRLQEMLEAYGNAEAEIGASERRGQLQQLRTAIELDFLLEDIPLLIKESKDGIGRVSQIVKDLKDFSRVDSTQEWQWANLQQGIDSTLNIVAAEIKYKADVVKEYSELPEVECLPSQINQVVMNLIVNAAQAMGEERGTITLRDGSDGEHVWIEVADNGSGIAPDSLQKIFDPFFTTKPVGQGTGLGLSLSYGIVKKHRGDISVRSELGVGTTFRVELPVHQSRKAG